Proteins encoded together in one Penicillium digitatum chromosome 1, complete sequence window:
- a CDS encoding F-box domain, cyclin-like has product MLETLPSEILMLIADWLPATTLRVLSRASSRLYAVLIPRIYRTVSFCAASEWALNVLDVDPFFRHLSPSRAADYLQHTRHLQFRAPFHLVRFNQCAYYNIFRATGLSESPAPLGASDEATAHQQFLDDVKDQLQLIFTYLEPNRLRTFEWRLGTCVPVGVLDQEGYLSQYQQGLTRLSLVTDGTCPDTSHRLEGMSRLTCLTAFEWEGLQHPSEVDLLRRCIRQNWNCLDHLSIGFVPSAFARALCWQSFGLQQSELEDGDRGAGGTTNGDTGIVNPTALSALSTLSLSKVTLPLDISSEHNAIFYSLRSLTLRDCPNQLHLVQLLYWSQKPLRLTHFEFSFDYLLHEPGEGCSLSAVVRFLCSFRGLQHLYLRLSNFPSSKSHIQDTIRHHQTTLKSLIYHERQLAPIDADGLFEDDRDVSPAWVTNLSAGVDLGQVFALALCARPSAARRCLLPTAKHSQLQILHLRFSGLERIHRDIPREIATYLHEMRKGYSRHPRSCWSSVDRDISNDSHNYRPIVDEYFDRSHLEYRDSQEAVLISSAALAEAGDFVSFADWAFGPDGLPALQVLAFGDFSHGDRYRSQQFLMCRVYPSSEGGDKELAGLACDDTTRLPFCSADMSDPSIWDGAMVDGARFLSACPGGGLMESPYEL; this is encoded by the exons ATGCTAGAGACCTTACCGAGTGAGATTCTGATGCTGATCGCAGATTGG CTGCCAGCTACCACTCTGCGCGTTCTCAGCCGCGCCTCGTCCAGATTGTATGCAGTGTTGATTCCTCGAATATACCGTACAGTTTCATTCTGTGCAGCAAGTGAATGGGCACTAAATGTTTTGGATGTCGACCCCTTCTTTCGCCATCTCAGTCCTTCCCGAGCCGCGGACTATCTCCAGCACACGCGGCACCTACAGTTCAGGGCTCCATTCCATCTTGTTCGGTTTAATCAATGTGCATACTACAACATCTTTCGTGCGACGGGGCTGTCGGAGTCCCCGGCCCCACTAGGAGCATCGGATGAGGCGACGGCACATCAGCAATTCCTGGACGACGTGAAGGATCAGTTGCAGCTGATATTCACTTACTTGGAGCCGAATAGACTGAGGACATTTGA ATGGCGACTGGGGACATGTGTTCCAGTGGGGGTTCTCGACCAGGAAGGTTATCTCAGTCAGTACCAACAGGGCCTCACTCGTCTCTCACTCGTCACTGACGGCACCTGCCCTGATACGTCGCACCGCTTGGAAGGAATGTCCAGACTAACCTGTCTGACGGCGTTTGAGTGGGAAGGACTCCAACATCCGTCCGAGGTTGATTTGTTGCGACGGTGCATCCGTCAGAACTGGAACTGCCTGGATCATCTGTCCATCGGCTTCGTTCCATCGGCTTTTGCCCGTGCTCTGTGCTGGCAGAGTTTTGGGCTTCAGCAATCGGAGCTTGAGGACGGGGACAGAGGGGCCGGCGGCACTACGAACGGGGATACGGGGATTGTGAATCCCACAGCTCTTTCCGCTCTGTCCACGCTGTCATTGTCAAAGGTGACCTTGCCCCTGGATATCTCATCGGAACACAATGCGATATTCTACTCTCTGCGGTCGCTTACGCTGCGTGACTGCCCGAATCAGCTGCATCTCGTGCAATTACTGTATTGGTCACAAAAGCCGCTCCGACTGACGCATTTCGAATTTTCTTTCGATTATCTGCTGCACGAACCGGGCGAAGGATGTAGCCTTTCTGCTGTTGTGCGGTTCTTATGTTCATTTCGTGGGCTGCAGCATCTGTATTTGAGGTTGTCCAATTTCCCATCGTCAAAATCCCACATCCAGGATACCATCCGACACCACCAGACCACGTTGAAAAGCCTTATCTACCATGAGCGCCAACTCGCACCAATAGATGCTGATGGCTTATTTGAGGATGATCGGGATGTGTCGCCCGCTTGGGTTACGAATTTGTCTGCCGGTGTAGACCTGGGCCAGGTGTTTGCTCTGGCTTTGTGTGCTAGACCATCTGCGGCT CGTCGGTGCCTTCTACCTACGGCCAAGCATTCCCAGCTTCAGATTCTACATCTGCGGTTCAGCGGCCTCGAGCGAATCCATCGAGACATCCCACGAGAGATTGCCACTTATCTACATGAGATGCGCAAAGGATATTCACGGCATCCTCGTTCGTGCTGGAGTTCCGTGGACCGGGACATCTCCAATGATAGCCACAACTACCGTCCCATTGTTGATGAGTACTTTGACAGGTCACACCTCGAGTATAGAGACTCGCAGGAGGCAGTGCTTATATCCTCTGCGGCACTTGCAGAGGCTGGGGATTTCGTGTCATTTGCGGACTGGGCATTTGGCCCCGACGGACTGCCGGCCCTGCAGGTTCTCGCATTTGGGGACTTCTCTCACGGTGATCGATACCGGAGCCAGCAGTTTCTAATGTGTCGTGTCTATCCTTCATCGGAGGGCGGTGACAAGGAACTTGCCGGCCTTGCATGCGATGATACGACGCGGCTGCCCTTTTGTTCAGCAGATATGAGTGACCCTTCGATTTGGGATGGTGCTATGGTGGACGGGGCTCGTTTTCTGTCCGCATGCCCAGGGGGTGGGTTAATGGAGTCACCGTACGAGTTGTAA
- a CDS encoding Interferon-induced GTP-binding protein MxA produces MTRERAIDLTGADGLDNEKRVRLLGVIDRLRELGISENVSLPQLVVNGDQSSGKSSLLEGLTGLSFPVASDLCTRFATQIVYRRSPEGEGQARITIIPGPTSRLDETLNQNLLAFEKTLAAADFGCQEFEDIFDEAACCMGIPGPKAKNLEDVEKRFSDDILKIELSGPDHRNLSVVDVPGLFHNPTKFQTEEERAIIRKLIEDYMTDKRTIILAVMDARNNLANQEVFSMARAADPAGKRTVGIVTKCDALQAGDEAGVLRIAKNEVERLTHGWFAVRNRSTKEIQEGVTIKGRHRKEKESFSTVHPWTELKKDRVGINALKSFLGHLLYDHIRSEFPAVVADIEKLSLETQKELEILGPSRQTPAEQRRFLTRLASSYQNEVDRALNGNYSADLEAQSPLKLRMHLRQHADDFARSMATGDHAKVFRTIQNESDPEFSRLAGDLENIYDWIRRYYLESRGSELPGTVNPVVLQNMFRQQSSPWANIASFGKNHPRQRCERK; encoded by the exons ATGACGAGGGAACGTGCTATAGATCTTACAGGGGCAGACGGGCTGGACAATGAGAAGCGAGTAAGGCTCTTAGGGGTCATTGACCGACTTCGAGAACTAGGCATCAGTGAGAATGTCTCTCTTCCCCAG CTCGTTGTAAATGGCGATCAATCGAGCGGCAAGTCGTCCCTTCTAGAAGGTTTGACGGGTCTTTCGTTTCCTGTGGCCAGTGACCTCTGTACAAGATTCGCCACTCAAATCGTTTATCGTCGATCCCCAGAAGGGGAGGGTCAGGCCAGGATTACAATCATCCCAGGACCAACTTCCCGACTCGATGAAACCTTGAATCAAAATCTTCTCGCCTTCGAAAAAACCCTCGCCGCTGCAGACTTCGGATGCCAAGAGTTCGAAGACATATTCGATGAG GCTGCTTGCTGCATGGGCATACCGGGACCCAAGGCGAAGAATTTGGAAGATGTCGAAAAAAGATTCTCAGATGATATACTCAAGATTGAGCTCTCAGGTCCAGATCATCGGAATCTCAGTGTTGTGGATGTTCCGGGTCTCTTCCACA ATCCGACAAAGTTTCAAACCGAAGAGGAACGTGCCATTATCCGGAAATTAATCGAGGATTATATGACTGACAAGCGTACCATCATCCT CGCAGTTATGGATGCACGTAATAATCTTGCCAACCAGGAAGT GTTTTCAATGGCACGTGCTGCTGACCCAGCAGGTAAACGTACTGTTGGAATCGTCACCAAATGCGATGCTCTGCAGGCAGGAGATGAAGCTGGT GTGTTGCGCATCGCTAAAAATGAGGTCGAGCGTCTCACTCACGGATGGTTTGCTGTACGAAACCGCTCCACAAAGGAAATTCAAGAGGGTGTAACTATCAAGGGCCGACATCGAAAGGAAAAAGAGTCTTTCTCAACGGTGCATCCTTGGACAGAACTCAAGAAAGATCGAGTTGGTATCAACGCCTTGAAGTCCTTTCTGGGCCATCTTCTATACGACCACATTCGCTCTGAATTTCCTGCTGTCGTGGCAGATATCGAAAAGCTTTCTTTGGAGACTCAGAAAGAGCTGGAGATCCTCGGACCTTCTCGCCAAACCCCTGCAGAACAGAGAAGGTTCTTGACACGCCTGGCATCAAGTTATCAAAATGAAGTTGATAGAGCATTGAACGGGAATTATAGTGCCGACTTGGAAGCACAAAGCCCGCTCAAGCTTCGTATGCACCTGCGGCAGCATGCAGATGATTTTGCTAGATCAATGGCTACAGGGGATCATGCCAAAGTTTTTCGTACAATTCAAAATGAAAGCGACCCGGAATTCAGCAGACTAGCAGGTGACTTGGAAAATATATACGACTGGATACGACGTTACTACCTCGAGTCGCGCGGCTCTGAACTACCTGGCACTGTCAACCCTGTTGTGCTCCAGAATATGTTTCGCCAACAATCCAGTCCGTGGGCGAATATTGCGA GTTTTGGCAAAAATCATCCCCGACAACGATGTGAGAGAAAATAG
- a CDS encoding Polynucleotidyl transferase, ribonuclease H fold: MGRKDFFAKRDELAKERRRLQREKNGYAPGTHKEEDSIREKDKRLPKTNELHRETMSLWLEFTADPENGYEYYKTSLGSSAPTHEMIKAYIRWYANSIQGRLNDDGLPTVRTVSAHAEKFFGGFEQFTRTKIVPDDRKEIKMWIKKTLTADGVVVDQKKEKLNFTKQDFLRTVSSLWQTDHQTFIPGLLKVVILFALQLYLFTGARVGAFIPSSEDKHERGLRYEHIKLVLFPSSTGRWAVGWKVDQKWLKNRRCEKYTVFGIGIRDSNRPQFASGYLLLSLALAHGAIYGVDNVDDLAQFDLSNGEIRLRWKEEYLNKPVLRHATADGPQETPLTKQKFCSCLRQIFTAAGRKEKRLCTYTVGAVLDEEDQSDHIEYFQGYVQYYERGLPGELPAEIKESILEKPDMVEMRAQIDSFAQNHDENSLKNKKLEYRKALVRRRLFELRQYQIRWAQEKRDRKVINRGKEEPAHSENDIRARAQMLIMPEVARIATAMSSTKELSFDEKLIFVEDLQTQCLRDFDVVYLPNESPAQGLCPVKGCQINIASLRKCDRSAHIHGCIRREKAFGLQISESEMQFCYECMDWCLSSQWRDHCDTHLQSWKAQHCEVIIYRHTVIRPGYCPFCLWDPDLSAEKRLRYWLRSDNLREHIEGKHLAKIGHCQTKPICGCSQSFHNERGLRLHLHDAHGLKETIWQNPQLPSKRKRTCKLEAQISSTGRQEGHSKKARFYHYSHPSHEREDCVPEESSFPVPALLPSVEGNLEQYSGQSICDKYSVSNRSNSVEPCFSELVSSPSSGPTTPGLEAIDPRILEPPKFNSDNARQDCDQAAIQPESLISPHEECEATSVSGIKQPQHPALSFASQPSGYCAVTEANEERKNLQEHLASLPTRDQAVTAEFGCDSNLPTREDGKQNLPCGDQVPPSSPRRPLTRAKAQTQSPQHYPGGLDGYNPPKRLNAKNKRKLRDLQRKNLTLRQIGPHFADVDMALLRQAWMELKPSQRCTRSRANWNGN, from the exons ATGGGCCGAAAGGATTTTTTTGCTAAGCGCGATGAACTCGCGAAAGAGAGGCGTCGTCTACAGCGGGAAAAGAATGGTTATGCCCCTGGAACCCATAAAGAGGAGGACTCAATTCGGGAGAAAGACAAAAGGCTCCCCAAAACCAACGAATTACACCGAGAAACTATGAGCCTTTGGCTCGA GTTCACTGCAGACCCGGAGAATGGGTACGAATATTATAAAACTTCCCTCGGTTCTTCTGCTCCAACACATGAGATGATCAAAGCGTACATTCGCTGGTACGCAAATTCTATTCAAGGGCGACTGAATGACGATGGTCTACCCACGGTGAGAACCGTGAGTGCGCATGCCGAGAAATTCTTTGGTGGATTTGAACAATTCACAAGAACCAAAATCGTCCCAGACGATCGAAAGGAAATAAAAATG TGGATCAAAAAAACTTTGACCGCAGATGGCGTCGTTGTAGatcaaaagaaagagaaactCAACTTCACAAAGCAAGATTTTTTGAGAACAGTCTCATCTTTGTGGCAGACTGACCACCAAACATTCATTCCGGGACTGCTCAAAGTTGTCATCTTATTTGCTCTCCAGCTGTATCTCTTTACTGGAGCAAGAGTCGGAGCTTTCATACCCTCTAGTGAGGACAAACATGAAAGAGGTCTTCGATACGAA CATATCAAGTTGGTTCTATTTCCTTCATCCACAGGTCGTTGGGCGGTGGGTTGGAAGGTAGATCAGAAGTGGCTCAAAAATCGTCGATGTGAAAAATACACAGT ATTCGGAATTGGCATTCGGGACAGCAACAGGCCGCAATTTGCGTCGGGCtaccttcttctctccctcgCATTAGCACACGGTGCTATTTATGGGGTGGATAATGTGGATGATCTGGCGCAGTTTGATCTTTCAAATGGCGAGATTCGGTTGCGATGGAAGGAAGAGTACTTGAATAAACCAGTTCTCAGACATGCCACGGCAGACGGACCTCAGGAGACACCTCTGACGAAACAAAAATTTTGTTCTTGCCTGCGTCAAATTTTTACTGCTGCAGG TCGAAA AGAGAAACGGCTCTGCACCT ATACAGTGGGAGCTGTTCTAGATGAGGAAGACCAGTCTGACCATATCGAgtacttccaaggttatgTTCAATATTACGAACGTGGCTTGCCAGGTGAGTTGCCAGCAGAGATCAAAGAGAGTATTTTGGAAAAACCAGATATGGTGGAAATGAGAGCCCAGATCGATTCATTCGCACAGAACCACGACGAAAATAGCCTCAAGAACAAGAAGTTGGAATACAGAAAGGCGCTCGTTCGACGTCGCCTTTTCGAACTCAGGCAATATCAAATTCGGTGGGCACAGGAGAAGAGAGACCGGAAAGTTATCAATcgaggaaaagaagagccAGCCCATTCGGAAAATGACATTCGCGCACGCGCTCAAATGCTGATTATGCCCGAGGTTGCGCGAATCGCAACAGCCATGTCCTCCACCAAAGAGCTTTCCTTTGACGAAAAACTTATCTTTGTCGAAGATCTACAGACGCAGTGTCTCCGTGATTTTGACGTGGTATATCTCCCAAACGAAAGCCCAGCACAAGGCCTCTGTCCTGTAAAAGGTTGCCAAATCAATATTGCAAG CCTGAGAAAATGTGACAGAAGTGCTCATATTCACGGATGTATTCGGCGTGAGAAAGCATTTGGCCTTCAAATATCAGAGTCAGAGATGCAGTTTTGCTATGAATGCATGGACTGGTGTTTGTCGAGTCAATGGCGGGATCATTGTGATACCCATCTCCAGTCCTGGAAAGCCCAGCACTGCGAAGTAATTATCTATCGTCATACCGTCATCCGTCCCGGCTACTGCCCCTTCTGTTTGTGGGACCCCGATCTCTCTGCAGAAAAGCGTTTGCGATACTGGCTGCGAAGTGACAATCTGAGGGAACACATTGAGGGGAAGCACTTGGCTAAAATCGGGCATTGTCAGACAAAGCCAATATGCGGATGCTCCCAAAGCTTCCACAATGAGCGTGGCCTCCGACTTCACTTGCACGATGCGCATGGGCTCAAGGAAACCATATGGCAAAATCCACAGCTACCCAGTAAGAGAAAGCGCACTTGCAAGTTGGAAGCCCAAATATCTTCAACAGGTCGACAAGAGGGACATTCTAAGAAAGCTCGATTTTACCATTACTCACATCCAAGTCATGAGCGTGAGGACTGTGTGCCAGAAGAGTCTTCTTTCCCCGTCCCGGCCTTGCTCCCGTCTGTTGAAGGGAATCTGGAACAATACTCAGGGCAAAGTATTTGTGACAAATATAGCGTCAGCAATAGGAGCAACTCAGTGGAACCATGCTTCTCGGAGTTAGTTTCCTCACCCAGCTCAGGGCCAACAACTCCTGGCCTTGAGGCCATTGATCCTCGAATCCTCGAGCCGCCTAAATTCAACAGTGATAATGCACGCCAAGATTGTGATCAAGCTGCCATCCAGCCGGAATCACTCATTTCCCCACATGAAGAGTGTGAGGCAACTTCCGTCAGTGGCATAAAACAGCCGCAACATCCCGCTCTAAGCTTTGCCAGTCAGCCTTCTGGATACTGTGCTGTCACTGAAGCCAATGAGGAGAGGAAAAATTTGCAAGAACATCTCGCCTCTTTGCCTACTCGTGATCAAGCTGTTACCGCAGAATTTGGCTGTGACAGTAATCTACCTACACGGGAAGATGGCAAGCAAAATCTGCCTTGTGGTGACCAAGTCCCTCCCAGCAGCCCTCGCAGACCCCTCACTAGAGCCAAGGCACAAACCCAGTCGCCTCAGCATTATCCAGGTGGTCTGGATGGCTACAACCCCCCCAAGAGGCTTAACGCAAAGAACAAACGGAAGTTGCGCGACCTacagaggaagaatttgaccCTGAGACAGATTGGGCCTCATTTCGCGGATGTTGATATGGCGTTACTGCGACAGGCATGGATGGAATTGAAGCCTTCTCAGAGATGCACTAGGTCTCGGGCTAATTGGAACGGTAACTAA
- a CDS encoding F-box domain, cyclin-like, with translation MPLLGLPLELLLWIGKSIDKKDLRSLCLTSRKSYVVFSKSLMDCIAFKDTPPDHWAIEHRSLGIVQHFLGWEKADVNPKFSGLTPLMLATKLRYSEAVDLLLSHHSVNVIQRNTLGESAFSIAVLHGSVSIIERLLNVPNIDLNNQSLDGIAPISIALTCHQTYVFHLLLSDERTNVNICDHHGQTPLATEIGDYGAIQMLVRNPRVDVNCFNRRQETPLLLAVKGHGRFLPIKKRLLVIEALLLSPCINLNYQDGNGRTEIWYAVSNSDVKLVELLLQQTNLDLNCADKLGQTPLAKAAAKGSLDLIKVLFRQPGLHKSPQFTDAFPPLWSVCHAGQFAAVEFLLQNSADINQISPSGTSPLEVAITMEHVDIVHLLVSYERSLFINDQNHCSSFTALMFASALGRVEIVKILLEYPNINVNAVDDQGRTSFRWAAAGGHYKVVQLLANRRGVKKRLKNSNGQTAYAIAKERNHGHVTVYLRNF, from the coding sequence ATGCCGCTTTTAGGACTTCCACTAGAACTACTTCTGTGGATTGGCAAGTCCATCGACAAGAAAGACCTTCGAAGTCTGTGTCTCACATCCCGAAAATCCTACGTCGTCTTCAGTAAGAGCCTCATGGATTGCATAGCCTTTAAAGACACCCCGCCAGATCATTGGGCAATCGAACATAGAAGCTTAGGCATCGTCCAACACTTTCTGGGTTGGGAAAAGGCAGATGTCAACCCAAAATTTTCTGGCCTTACACCACTCATGTTGGCTACAAAGCTGCGGTACTCAGAAGCTGTTGATTTGCTCTTAAGCCATCATTCAGTGAATGTCATACAGCGTAATACTTTGGGAGAAAGTGCCTTCTCGATCGCTGTTCTGCATGGAAGCGTCAGTATTATCGAACGGCTCCTCAATGTACCGAACATTGATCTCAATAACCAATCACTGGACGGGATTGCGCCCATTTCAATTGCGTTGACCTGTCACCAAACTTATGTCTTCCACCTTCTTTTGTCTGATGAGCGAACAAATGTCAACATCTGCGACCATCATGGCCAAACACCACTAGCGACAGAAATTGGCGACTATGGAGCAATCCAAATGCTTGTACGAAATCCTCGAGTTGACGTCAACTGTTTCAACCGTCGACAGGAAACTCCGTTGCTTCTGGCTGTCAAAGGACACGGCCGTTTCCTCCCCATCAAAAAAAGGCTGCTTGTCATTGAAGCCTTGCTTTTGAGTCCATGTATCAACCTTAATTACCAAGATGGGAATGGACGCACTGAAATATGGTATGCGGTGAGCAATTCCGACGTAAAATTGGTTGAGCTCCTCTTGCAGCAAACAAATCTAGACCTCAATTGCGCCGACAAGCTGGGCCAGACACCTTTGGCAAAGGCTGCTGCGAAAGGCTCCTTAGACTTGATCAAAGTCCTCTTCCGACAGCCGGGGCTTCATAAGAGCCCTCAATTTACCGATGCATTTCCTCCGCTCTGGTCAGTATGTCACGCAGGACAATTTGCAGCGGTTGAATTTCTCTTGCAGAATTCAGCCGATATTAACCAAATAAGCCCATCGGGGACGTCGCCACTTGAGGTCGCAATAACTATGGAGCATGTCGACATTGTCCATCTCCTAGTCAGCTACGAAAGATCTTTGTTTATCAATGACCAAAACCATTGCTCCTCCTTTACTGCGCTAATGTTTGCGTCGGCTCTAGGCAGGGTTGAAATTGTCAAAATATTATTGGAGTATCCCAACATAAATGTGAATGCGGTGGACGACCAGGGGAGAACTTCTTTCCGGTGGGCTGCGGCTGGTGGGCATTATAAGGTTGTGCAGCTGTTGGCTAATCGGCGTGGTGTGAAAAAGCGACTGAAAAATTCGAATGGCCAAACGGCGTATGCCATCGCCAAGGAACGCAATCACGGGCATGTCACAGTTTATCTGCGAAACTTTTAG
- a CDS encoding Forkhead transcription factor Fkh1/2, putative yields MPLTNRRRARRKEIQLQETSDAEAPDSSPSRPSAKKRKVDRRISPPRNVKHESGDEAEDSTGEHEPATNQDLVDLVISYLNTPREELRVSRDHSNTKTENTQRIQAYAKIAGRNWTYYVKTLHVNIGREPDREQRAVEQSSPVTIAARALPEVHVDLGPSKFVSRLHAEIFYDGEETPAWHIRVNGRNGVRLNNGIVKRGTDAILSCGDIIEVANTQMMFVTPGDEAIIQPSFIERAQRIASGQEPDPASISWDASQHAHPQQSQNDEAVPPSSSGGPSLAPAPRFLKRQVTPPPRSPDTAGQRTAKQSPLYNRGMMMESTEEIDYSQDSSKDLKPPYSYATLIAQAIFSSEEEKLTLNSIYNWIMDKYAFYRHSQSGWQNSIRHNLSLNKAFQKVPRRTDEPGKGMKWQIAVEYREEYRKKQTRKGGTQSSAPSSPATKEPPSSARGTNVSKLDTSFSATARKSPPVSSPGFSSFPVAPVEAYTPERGSQLGRGLGSDHPLRHMNPRDYDEPSPLPSRSHNHNSSISTQVQNSSNNLARAYGMSDNVAGSPPILSSSYYNEEPSSMITPAPQRQQPRLPPPSTAQIPSKFMPMSSPAQFWKFADIGSTPARPPPDMSPLKGEIEDRIIGGFPSSSPPPPNFVSPSKPGTSNGLGSSRTLPPLQSDSGDVGPNGNSHARNEEREEDEDDNGSGFDLARGFEPIGSYHRQLGNAARAAAT; encoded by the exons ATGCCACTCACAAACCGTCGCCGCGCGCGGCGCAAGGAAATTCAACTGCAAGAAACCTCCGATGCAGAGGCTCCGGACTCATCGCCTAGCCGGCCATCCgcaaagaagcgcaag GTTGACCGCCGCATCTCCCCTCCCCGAAACGTCAAACATGAGTCTGGCGACGAAGCCGAGGACTCAACGGGCGAACACGAACCTGCTACCAACCAAGACCTAGTCGATTTAGTTATTTCATACTTGAACACACCCCGCGAGGAATTGCGCGTCTCGCGCGACCACTCCAACACCAAGACCGAGAATACCCAGCGCATTCAGGCGTATGCTAAGATCGCCGGCCGCAACTGGACCTATTACGTCAAAACCCTGCATGTCAATATCGGCCGCGAACCGGATCGTGAACAGCGGGCTGTCGAACAATCCAGCCCCGTCACAATTGCGGCTCGTGCGCTGCCAGAGGTTCATGTCGACTTGGGTCCCAGCAAATTCGTGTCGAGACTGCATGCCGAGATCTTTTACGATGGCGAGGAAACGCCTGCCTGGCACATCCGTGTGAATGGCCGGAACGGTGTTCGCTTGAACAATGGCATTGTGAAGCGCGGCACCGATGCGATTCTTTCCTGTGGCGACATTATCGAGGTGGCCAATACACAAATGATGTTTGTCACGCCGGGCGACGAAGCCATAATCCAGCCCAGCTTTATCGAGCGCGCCCAGCGCATTGCTAGCGGACAAGAGCCCGATCCGGCTTCGATCTCCTGGGATGCTTCGCAGCATGCCCATCCTCAGCAATCCCAGAATGACGAGGCTGTGCCACCATCTTCGTCTGGCGGACCTTCGTTGGCGCCTGCTCCGAGGTTCCTCAAGCGCCAGGTGACGCCACCGCCCCGGTCTCCCGACACCGCCGGCCAGCGCACGGCTAAACAATCCCCGCTTTATAACCGAGGCATGATGATGGAAAGCACGGAGGAGATCGATTACAGCCAGGATTCATCCAAGGACCTAAAGCCGCCGTACAGCTATGCGACGCTGATAGCGCAGGCTATCTTCTCGAgcgaggaggagaagctcaCGTTGAACAGCATCTACAACTGGATCATGGATAAATACGCTTTCTATCGACACTCCCAAAGCGGTTGGCAGAATTCGATCCGCCACAATCTCTCCCTGAACAAGGCATTCCAAAAGGTTCCCCGCCGGACCGACGAGCCGGGCAAGGGGATGAAGTGGCAGATTGCAGTGGAGTATCGGGAAGAGTACCGCAAGAAGCAAACACGGAAGGGCGGCACGCAGTCATCTGCTCCGTCCTCACCGGCGACGAAAGAGCCCCCGTCATCAGCACGCGGAACTAACGTTAGCAAACTCGACACCTCGTTCTCAGCAACAGCGAGAAAGTCACCACCCGTCTCGTCCCCGGGGTTTAGCTCATTTCCTGTAGCTCCGGTGGAAGCGTACACACCAGAGCGTGGTTCCCAGCTCGGTCGAGGCCTTGGCTCCGACCACCCGCTGCGGCACATGAACCCGCGCGACTACGACGAACCCTCGCCGCTCCCGTCGCGCTCGCACAATCACAACTCCAGCATCTCCACCCAGGTGCAaaacagcagcaacaaccTGGCCCGCGCGTACGGCATGTCCGACAACGTAGCCGGGTCTCCGCCAATCCTCTCCTCGTCCTACTACAACGAAGAACCTTCTTCAATGATCACCCCTGCCCCACAACGCCAACAACCCCGTCTCCCGCCCCCCAGCACAGCACAGATTCCGTCGAAGTTCATGCCCATGAGCTCGCCCGCGCAGTTCTGGAAGTTCGCTGATATCGGGAGCACTCCTGCCCGCCCGCCGCCGGACATGAGTCCTCTGAAGGGCGAGATCGAGGACCGCATTATCGGCGGGTTCCCGAGTAGCTCTCCCCCGCCGCCGAATTTCGTTAGTCCCAGCAAACCTGGGACGTCGAATGGGCTTGGCTCCAGTCGGACTCTGCCTCCGCTGCAGTCGGATTCGGGGGATGTGGGTCCGAATGGGAACTCCCATGCGAGGAATGAAGAGcgggaagaggatgaagatgacaATGGGTCCGGGTTTGATCTAGCTAG GGGCTTCGAACCTATTGGCTCATACCATCGACAACTAGGCAATGCTGCCCGTGCGGCTGCTACTTGA